One genomic window of Desulfurococcus mucosus DSM 2162 includes the following:
- a CDS encoding flavoprotein, protein MAKSVAWGVTGAGAFMRESIDVMASLTETGVSITAYVSRAARSILSMYGLLERLVAVLQGPYPRGVVFEDEEAPGFPSTGRLYKGVYDIAVVSPASMNTVAKIVNGIADSLVSNMVMHAIKNNMRVLILPVDLYESSSLIPIVIDRGKCSLCNWCAAADSCPTGALRHDPYHRVRVDASKCTRCYVCKDRCPYGAISFDVEITVKPHPFYVGIVKRLKEVPGVEVIEHPGRVLEYVR, encoded by the coding sequence TTGGCTAAGAGCGTTGCATGGGGTGTAACTGGTGCGGGAGCCTTCATGAGGGAGAGTATTGACGTGATGGCGAGCCTCACGGAGACCGGTGTGAGTATTACAGCCTACGTGTCACGTGCAGCTAGAAGCATTCTCTCCATGTATGGTTTATTGGAGAGGCTTGTAGCCGTCCTGCAAGGCCCCTACCCGAGAGGCGTGGTTTTCGAGGATGAGGAGGCCCCCGGGTTCCCCTCTACTGGCAGGCTCTACAAGGGTGTCTACGACATCGCGGTGGTTTCCCCGGCATCCATGAATACTGTCGCTAAAATTGTGAACGGCATAGCGGATTCCCTTGTCTCAAACATGGTTATGCATGCCATTAAAAACAATATGAGGGTGTTGATTCTACCCGTGGATCTCTATGAGTCGTCAAGCCTCATACCCATCGTGATCGATAGAGGGAAGTGCTCGCTCTGCAACTGGTGTGCGGCGGCTGATTCATGCCCCACTGGCGCGCTTCGACACGACCCCTACCATAGGGTCAGGGTTGACGCGTCTAAGTGTACGAGGTGCTATGTATGTAAGGATAGATGCCCCTATGGCGCTATCTCCTTCGACGTTGAAATCACTGTTAAACCCCACCCATTCTATGTCGGCATAGTGAAGAGGCTGAAGGAGGTACCCGGCGTCGAGGTGATAGAGCATCCTGGCAGGGTTCTCGAGTACGTGAGGTGA
- a CDS encoding dihydroneopterin aldolase family protein gives MRSDPAAKYFTGKATERDRAVFEAGIALGMIAHQFTGIPVRRREDLELLRRVIENAVKAQPFKEDARVEIKMDLQGEGGNPYDYTTLKTRHIDATVVVRYGGTRVTARLRYIPELDFNLAYIEDIEEVKG, from the coding sequence TTGAGGAGTGACCCTGCCGCCAAGTATTTCACGGGTAAAGCCACGGAGAGGGATAGGGCTGTCTTCGAAGCCGGTATAGCTCTAGGCATGATAGCCCACCAGTTTACAGGTATCCCGGTGAGGAGGAGGGAGGACTTAGAGCTACTGCGTAGGGTCATCGAGAACGCTGTGAAGGCGCAGCCGTTCAAGGAGGATGCCAGAGTCGAGATAAAAATGGATCTCCAGGGGGAGGGTGGAAACCCCTATGATTACACGACCCTTAAAACTAGGCATATAGATGCGACAGTAGTGGTTAGGTACGGGGGCACCCGGGTTACAGCTAGGCTCAGATACATCCCGGAGCTCGACTTCAACCTGGCTTACATCGAGGATATAGAGGAGGTTAAGGGGTAG
- a CDS encoding 6-hydroxymethylpterin diphosphokinase MptE-like protein has product MSWLIDPGEWKPLYEHVKSRLRLSFEKDQEATDVLSRLLEEMDNTVEFDEVKRMADGKKAAVVFGCGRNLVRDLGLLMDASTLLLIAADGATTVLLGHGVKPDIVVTDLDGYIYDLQKASAEGAVTVVHAHGDNMHRVEKFVKGFKGPLIGSTQVEPRPHVYNFGGFTDGDRAAFLAYALGIREIYLAGFDLTGEPSVCPGKLVPFNRRLKKAKLEIASLMLKHLSSKGVTIKGIGEKT; this is encoded by the coding sequence GTGAGCTGGTTGATAGATCCAGGCGAGTGGAAGCCCCTCTATGAGCATGTGAAGTCGAGGCTTAGGCTATCATTCGAGAAGGATCAGGAGGCAACGGATGTCCTCAGCAGGCTGCTTGAAGAGATGGATAACACAGTGGAGTTCGACGAGGTAAAGAGGATGGCCGATGGGAAGAAGGCTGCAGTAGTATTCGGCTGCGGCCGTAACCTAGTGAGGGATCTAGGTTTACTCATGGATGCGTCCACCCTTCTACTGATAGCGGCTGACGGTGCGACCACAGTGCTACTTGGACACGGGGTCAAGCCTGACATAGTGGTCACGGATCTCGATGGATACATATATGACCTCCAGAAGGCCTCCGCGGAGGGTGCTGTGACAGTTGTGCACGCCCACGGAGACAATATGCATAGAGTGGAGAAGTTCGTCAAGGGGTTCAAGGGTCCATTGATAGGTTCCACCCAGGTTGAGCCGCGTCCCCATGTCTATAACTTCGGGGGGTTTACGGATGGCGATAGAGCGGCTTTCCTAGCGTACGCCCTCGGTATCAGAGAGATATACTTGGCGGGCTTTGATTTAACCGGGGAGCCCTCGGTGTGCCCCGGTAAACTCGTCCCGTTTAACAGGCGGTTGAAGAAGGCCAAGCTAGAGATAGCGTCCCTCATGCTTAAGCATCTTTCAAGCAAGGGTGTAACCATTAAGGGCATTGGGGAGAAGACTTGA
- a CDS encoding GTP cyclohydrolase, FolE2/MptA family: MWDEIPDIHSEKPSVELGVDRVGLLKLRAPPMRVEDYTVLPVFKAFVNLPGYARGAHLSRIYEAYVRVVKPHGELSLDLLRTLAEELLRVNDYSDTALVSMRGRLYYTVARGNVPEYSGNGFIYAGLTFKRGVGSLREYSGGGVYGLSTCPCAKAVARHLYGEPYTHMQKVRIDALLESRRLRVEPVEVFKRLSGIVHVPRNHLKRIDEASFVREVYEDSSFTEDIARRASLELARLAASRGDTGLDGVLYVRVRSYETIHEYVVESVVKAGVSELLGVVK; this comes from the coding sequence ATGTGGGACGAGATCCCGGATATCCATAGCGAGAAACCCTCCGTGGAGCTAGGTGTTGACAGAGTAGGGCTTCTCAAGCTGCGTGCTCCCCCTATGAGGGTTGAGGACTACACGGTTCTACCAGTCTTCAAGGCGTTTGTCAACCTACCTGGCTACGCGAGGGGTGCTCATCTTTCACGGATATATGAAGCGTATGTAAGGGTTGTGAAGCCACATGGGGAACTAAGCCTTGACTTGCTGAGGACGCTGGCTGAGGAGCTCCTCAGGGTGAACGACTACTCGGATACAGCATTGGTTTCCATGAGGGGCCGCCTCTACTACACTGTGGCCAGGGGCAATGTGCCAGAGTACTCTGGCAACGGCTTCATATACGCTGGGTTAACGTTTAAACGCGGTGTTGGAAGCCTCAGGGAGTATTCCGGGGGAGGAGTATATGGTTTATCAACCTGTCCATGCGCCAAAGCCGTTGCACGCCACCTGTATGGGGAACCCTACACCCACATGCAGAAAGTGAGGATCGATGCACTCCTAGAGTCCAGGAGGCTACGTGTAGAACCCGTAGAGGTATTCAAGAGGCTTAGCGGCATAGTGCATGTCCCGCGGAACCACCTTAAAAGGATTGACGAGGCCTCCTTCGTCAGAGAGGTCTACGAGGATTCATCGTTCACAGAGGACATAGCGAGACGTGCATCCCTGGAGCTCGCACGCCTCGCAGCCAGCCGTGGCGACACTGGTTTAGACGGGGTTCTATATGTAAGGGTGAGATCCTATGAGACTATACATGAGTACGTGGTTGAATCCGTGGTTAAAGCCGGAGTAAGTGAGCTACTAGGGGTGGTCAAGTGA
- a CDS encoding class II SORL domain-containing protein translates to MTGLKDLIYTPSTASGEAISKVETHTPRIEAPDHVKPGEVFRVKVSVGPHPNTVEHSIRWIELYFEEEGRAFNPVLIGRYEFTPVYSEPVVEVYLKIQKPGRLIAVEYCNLHGLWESYKEVKVSG, encoded by the coding sequence TTGACAGGGTTAAAAGACCTCATATATACACCCTCGACAGCCAGTGGTGAAGCCATAAGCAAGGTTGAAACCCACACACCACGTATCGAGGCACCGGACCATGTGAAGCCCGGTGAAGTCTTCAGGGTCAAGGTGAGCGTAGGCCCTCATCCCAACACTGTTGAACACTCAATTAGATGGATAGAGCTCTACTTTGAGGAGGAGGGAAGGGCCTTCAACCCGGTTCTAATAGGTAGGTATGAGTTCACACCAGTGTATAGTGAACCCGTGGTAGAGGTCTACCTGAAGATACAGAAGCCGGGTAGACTAATAGCAGTCGAATACTGCAACCTGCATGGATTATGGGAGAGCTACAAGGAGGTAAAGGTATCCGGGTAA
- a CDS encoding Lrp/AsnC family transcriptional regulator has product MPGRRVGLLDEIDMFIIKELMENARKPFREIALKLKLSDVAVIKRVKKLESRGVIKKYALIVDPASLGYGRISYTGINVEPNKLFEVAYRLKEKEYVKYLALASGDHDLLAVIWARDGEELQRIHEEIKSIEGVVNIYPAVLTDVIKAEAYV; this is encoded by the coding sequence ATGCCGGGGAGGCGGGTAGGTTTGCTAGACGAGATCGACATGTTTATCATAAAGGAGCTTATGGAGAACGCTAGGAAGCCTTTCAGAGAAATAGCGTTGAAGCTGAAGCTGAGCGATGTGGCGGTTATAAAGAGGGTGAAGAAGCTGGAGTCCCGTGGCGTGATAAAGAAGTACGCGTTAATAGTTGACCCGGCTAGCCTGGGGTACGGCAGGATCAGCTACACGGGCATAAATGTCGAGCCAAACAAGCTCTTCGAGGTGGCATACAGGTTGAAGGAGAAGGAATACGTGAAATACCTGGCGCTAGCCTCAGGCGACCACGATCTTCTCGCAGTAATATGGGCGAGAGACGGGGAGGAGCTCCAGAGGATACATGAGGAGATAAAGAGCATCGAGGGCGTTGTAAACATATATCCAGCGGTACTCACCGACGTGATCAAGGCGGAAGCATACGTCTGA
- a CDS encoding AEC family transporter: MLALGIDGCYVLNEIVLLMLLMGVGVSAQLVFKHVLGLGVFFDRMVRVLVDVVYRVLIPLAFLKTYLERGLDSGDTWIAFSFIVFTFVSAVSLSLIARGRPREYYGALFLASTFPNAVFLGFPVSMALFGSIHVASIYGLVTLVLNVLLPDLMAVSGFSLRRILLMPALLGFIAGLGGHYAAPSWFVNWITSALWWAPQALSYTATAVLGARLPLRMDVLRRNRRFLGVVALYRFLISPAVTALVLLVSRVDVGLSIQAVTVSLMPPAVMNTLIAERHGWMPELVASTTFLLTLAVVLCLPLFSALLH, from the coding sequence GTGCTGGCTCTAGGCATTGATGGGTGCTACGTGTTGAACGAGATAGTGTTGCTGATGCTGCTGATGGGTGTCGGTGTCTCCGCGCAGCTGGTGTTCAAGCATGTCTTGGGGTTGGGCGTGTTCTTCGATAGGATGGTTAGGGTTCTCGTGGATGTAGTGTACCGTGTGCTGATACCGCTGGCATTCCTTAAGACGTATTTGGAGAGAGGGCTTGATAGTGGTGATACATGGATAGCGTTCTCATTCATTGTTTTCACATTTGTATCGGCTGTATCACTGAGCCTTATTGCTCGGGGTAGGCCCAGGGAGTACTATGGCGCCCTCTTCCTGGCTAGTACTTTCCCCAACGCCGTGTTCCTGGGCTTCCCGGTTTCCATGGCGCTCTTCGGCTCGATACATGTTGCATCAATATATGGGCTTGTTACACTGGTCCTCAACGTCCTGCTGCCAGACTTAATGGCTGTGAGCGGCTTCTCCCTGCGCAGGATCCTCTTAATGCCAGCCCTCCTCGGCTTCATCGCTGGGTTAGGCGGCCACTATGCGGCCCCTTCCTGGTTCGTCAACTGGATAACCTCGGCGCTATGGTGGGCTCCGCAGGCATTGAGCTACACGGCAACAGCGGTGCTTGGAGCGAGGCTGCCTTTAAGGATGGATGTCTTGAGGCGTAACAGGCGGTTCCTTGGCGTTGTAGCATTGTACAGGTTTCTTATCTCGCCAGCTGTAACAGCACTGGTGCTATTGGTGAGCAGGGTTGACGTAGGGCTAAGTATTCAGGCAGTCACCGTGTCGCTGATGCCTCCTGCAGTCATGAACACGCTTATTGCCGAGAGGCATGGATGGATGCCTGAACTCGTTGCGTCAACCACCTTCCTCCTAACGCTTGCCGTGGTCTTATGTCTCCCCTTGTTCTCAGCCCTGCTCCACTAG
- a CDS encoding ABC transporter permease — protein sequence MRRCMVLLNGKSTGHTCALLARMLTIIRGNRSVKAGLTVLLIYVSLSILAPYITPYKPSDTDPSSILQPPSVKHLLGTDEVGRDLFTLNIYSIRTSLVVGLASAVLTAVIGLAAGLVSGYYGGLVDEILMHVVNFLLAMPSIVLMIVIGSILGSNTLSVILIIGLLSWSPIARIVRSMVLSLREWAFIQVARSLGAGDSWIITRHILPAVAPVAIANTVLSVSTAIFSHAALVFMGVGNIGEWNWGLILYNAYVSGALAAGMWWYFIPPGVMLISLAYAVMLVGYGIERELDPRMLTTENPIP from the coding sequence ATGAGGCGGTGTATGGTTCTTTTAAATGGTAAATCCACTGGGCACACATGCGCATTGCTGGCTAGAATGCTGACCATAATCCGTGGAAACAGGAGTGTGAAAGCCGGGTTAACAGTGCTCCTCATATATGTCTCCCTGTCTATCCTAGCCCCTTACATAACTCCCTACAAGCCCAGCGACACGGATCCCTCCAGCATACTCCAGCCTCCCAGCGTCAAACACCTGCTTGGAACAGATGAGGTGGGGCGGGATCTATTCACCCTTAACATATACTCTATAAGGACTTCCCTAGTAGTAGGCTTGGCTTCAGCAGTGTTGACAGCGGTTATCGGCCTCGCCGCTGGCCTCGTTTCAGGGTACTACGGTGGCCTCGTGGATGAGATTCTAATGCATGTAGTGAACTTCCTCCTCGCCATGCCATCCATAGTGCTAATGATAGTTATCGGTTCAATACTTGGATCGAACACGCTTTCAGTCATTCTGATAATCGGGTTGCTGAGTTGGAGCCCTATAGCCAGGATCGTTAGATCCATGGTTTTATCACTGAGGGAATGGGCATTCATACAGGTCGCGAGGTCACTGGGTGCAGGTGACTCGTGGATTATCACGAGACATATTCTCCCGGCAGTAGCACCGGTAGCAATAGCTAACACGGTTCTCTCGGTTTCAACAGCCATATTCTCGCATGCAGCACTAGTGTTCATGGGCGTCGGGAACATAGGTGAATGGAACTGGGGCCTCATACTTTACAACGCATATGTCTCGGGCGCCCTTGCAGCAGGGATGTGGTGGTACTTTATACCGCCCGGAGTAATGCTTATCTCCCTGGCATACGCTGTAATGCTGGTGGGCTACGGGATTGAAAGAGAACTCGATCCAAGAATGCTTACAACCGAAAACCCTATCCCCTAA
- a CDS encoding ABC transporter permease, with product MTFIFIVRRIFSSVASVFMLLTIAFILFRMLPGDPASLMFRDPRLTQDQVVFLREKFGLDKPLWEQYVIYLVNTLRGDLGISFYYRRPVAEVLLERLLNTLLLLVPAVLISIAIGVLTGVVSAWKRGSRLEKALSGTALALYTLPTYWLGGLLVLASINYLHLPVTGMGDYGVGYSSFMDHIKDLLSHMVLPLSTLVLVNYGGFTLLVRASMLDVLAEDYIRTYRAVGFGEGRILFKYGLKNAMLPTLTAISISIATSVSGAVLTETIFAWPGVGRLIYEAVFNRDYPLLQGAFLTVTVSVVLANLLADILYGLIDPRVRA from the coding sequence GTGACCTTCATATTCATAGTTAGAAGGATTTTTTCAAGCGTGGCATCGGTATTCATGTTGCTAACAATAGCCTTCATACTCTTCAGGATGCTTCCAGGGGACCCAGCCTCCCTCATGTTCAGGGACCCCAGGTTAACACAGGATCAAGTGGTTTTTCTAAGGGAGAAATTCGGGCTTGACAAGCCTCTATGGGAGCAATACGTGATCTACCTGGTGAACACTCTGAGAGGCGACCTAGGCATCTCATTCTACTATAGACGCCCCGTGGCGGAGGTATTGCTCGAGAGGCTGTTGAACACGCTCTTACTACTGGTACCCGCCGTGTTGATTTCAATAGCCATCGGGGTGCTGACAGGGGTTGTCTCAGCGTGGAAGCGTGGTAGCAGGCTTGAGAAGGCACTGAGCGGTACGGCACTGGCACTATATACTCTCCCCACGTATTGGCTTGGAGGGCTACTAGTGCTGGCATCCATAAACTACCTGCACCTCCCGGTGACAGGGATGGGCGACTACGGGGTGGGGTACTCATCCTTCATGGATCACATTAAGGATCTACTCAGCCACATGGTGCTGCCTCTATCCACGCTCGTATTGGTTAACTACGGCGGCTTCACGCTGCTTGTCAGAGCATCGATGCTGGATGTATTGGCGGAGGACTACATTAGAACCTACCGTGCAGTAGGGTTCGGTGAGGGTAGAATCCTCTTCAAGTATGGGTTGAAAAACGCCATGCTGCCAACGCTTACAGCGATATCGATATCCATAGCTACATCGGTGTCCGGGGCTGTTCTAACGGAGACAATATTCGCATGGCCGGGTGTTGGGAGACTAATATATGAGGCGGTGTTCAACAGGGACTACCCTCTTCTCCAAGGAGCTTTTCTCACTGTAACGGTTTCAGTGGTCTTAGCTAACCTACTGGCTGACATACTATACGGGCTCATAGATCCAAGGGTGAGGGCGTGA